A section of the Candidatus Nitrosacidococcus sp. I8 genome encodes:
- a CDS encoding NADH-quinone oxidoreductase subunit J: MEKILFYIFSAILLFAASMVITVRNPIQATLFLILAFFTSAAIWLLLEAEFLAIILVLVYIGAVMVLFLFVVMMLDINLVSLREGFIKYLPVGFIVSALTAFEMMAVLKPENFGLSVPVPTPHDSNYSNTEELGNILYTVYSYPFELAAAILLIAIVAAITLTLRRGTNKHQDPSQQVQVNPKDRVRLVKMTNSETRK, from the coding sequence ATGGAAAAAATACTATTTTATATCTTTTCTGCTATTTTGCTGTTTGCGGCATCTATGGTAATTACAGTACGCAATCCTATTCAAGCAACCTTATTTTTAATTTTAGCTTTTTTTACAAGTGCAGCAATTTGGTTGTTACTTGAAGCAGAATTTTTAGCTATTATTCTAGTACTGGTCTATATCGGTGCAGTAATGGTTTTATTTTTATTCGTAGTTATGATGTTAGATATTAATTTAGTTTCCTTACGAGAAGGGTTTATCAAATATCTTCCCGTAGGATTTATAGTATCAGCACTCACTGCATTTGAGATGATGGCGGTATTAAAGCCAGAGAATTTTGGCTTATCTGTACCTGTACCCACACCTCACGATTCAAACTATAGTAACACAGAGGAGCTAGGGAATATCCTCTATACAGTCTATAGTTATCCTTTTGAGCTTGCTGCAGCAATTTTGCTAATAGCTATTGTCGCTGCGATCACTCTCACTCTGCGGAGAGGTACCAATAAACATCAAGATCCGTCACAACAAGTACAAGTGAATCCCAAAGATCGAGTTAGGCTGGTTAAAATGACCAACTCGGAAACACGTAAATAG
- the secG gene encoding preprotein translocase subunit SecG: MHSLLLIIHLIVSVILVGLVLIQHGKGADEGASFGSGASATVFGASGSANFLTRASAIFATMFFITSLSLAYFSNRDTQSRSITEIVKPKIVADENMVIPPLPPEGNEVNGTKVQIDEKIENMNSSDKVTNHVIEDSNKKDSKLQKDNSTSRE, encoded by the coding sequence ATGCACAGTTTATTATTAATAATTCATCTCATTGTCTCAGTAATATTAGTAGGATTAGTATTAATTCAACATGGTAAGGGAGCTGATGAAGGGGCTTCTTTTGGTAGCGGGGCTTCAGCAACTGTGTTTGGTGCTAGTGGATCTGCTAATTTTCTTACACGAGCCAGCGCAATATTTGCAACAATGTTTTTTATTACTAGTCTGTCTTTAGCTTATTTTTCTAATCGAGATACTCAAAGTAGAAGTATTACTGAAATAGTAAAACCAAAAATTGTTGCTGATGAAAATATGGTTATTCCTCCATTACCTCCTGAAGGCAATGAAGTAAACGGAACTAAAGTTCAGATAGATGAGAAAATTGAGAATATGAATTCCAGCGATAAAGTAACGAATCATGTTATAGAAGATTCCAATAAAAAAGATAGTAAGCTTCAAAAAGATAATTCAACATCAAGAGAATAA
- the nuoI gene encoding NADH-quinone oxidoreductase subunit NuoI, producing the protein MNILRSYLKSFLLWELILGLRLTGRYLFARKITVQFPEERTPLSPRFRGLHALRRYPNGEERCIACKLCEAVCPALAITIDSHQREDKTRRTTRYDIDLFKCIYCGFCEEACPVDSIVLTRVFDYHFEERGEQIMHKEQLLAIGDKYEHQIAADRTADAPYR; encoded by the coding sequence ATGAATATCTTACGTTCTTATTTAAAAAGTTTTTTACTCTGGGAACTAATTCTTGGTCTAAGACTAACAGGTCGTTATCTATTTGCTAGAAAAATAACTGTCCAATTTCCAGAAGAAAGAACTCCCTTATCTCCTAGATTCAGAGGGCTTCATGCTCTACGACGCTACCCTAATGGAGAAGAGAGGTGTATTGCTTGTAAATTATGCGAGGCCGTATGTCCTGCTTTGGCCATTACTATTGACTCTCATCAAAGGGAAGATAAAACTCGTCGTACAACTCGATATGACATTGATCTTTTTAAGTGTATTTATTGTGGTTTTTGCGAAGAAGCATGCCCTGTTGACTCAATTGTATTGACAAGAGTTTTTGATTACCATTTTGAAGAACGTGGCGAACAGATTATGCATAAGGAGCAATTATTAGCGATTGGTGATAAATATGAACATCAGATTGCTGCTGATAGGACAGCGGATGCACCTTATCGATAA
- a CDS encoding NADH-quinone oxidoreductase subunit D → MAEIRNFTLNFGPQHPAAHGVLRLVLEMDGEVIKRADPHIGLLHRATEKLAESKPFNQSIGYMDRLDYVSMMCNEHGYVQAIEKLIGIEPPPRAQYIRVMFDEITRILNHLMWLGSHSMDVGAMTVFLYCFREREDLMDCYEAVSGARMHATYYRPGGVYRDLPEAMSLYEPSKWHSEKEVALRNQNRTGSLLDFIEDFTRRFPKCVDEYETLLTDNRIWKQRTVGIGAVTPERALQLGFSGPMLRGSGVEWDLRKKQPYAIYDQLDFDIPVGVNGDSYDRYLVRIEEMRQSNRIIKQCIDWLRINPGPVVIDNNKVIPPNRETMKKGMESLIHHFKLFTEGYCVPEGEVYTAIEAPKGEFGVYLISDGANKPYRLKIRAPGFAHLAAMDEMVSGHMLADVVAIIGTMDVVFGEIDR, encoded by the coding sequence ATGGCTGAAATACGTAATTTTACTCTAAATTTTGGTCCGCAACATCCAGCAGCTCATGGGGTTTTACGTCTAGTGCTTGAAATGGATGGAGAGGTTATTAAGCGGGCAGATCCTCATATTGGACTACTTCATCGTGCCACTGAGAAATTAGCGGAAAGTAAACCTTTTAACCAAAGTATTGGTTATATGGATCGCTTAGATTACGTATCTATGATGTGTAATGAACATGGTTATGTTCAAGCAATTGAAAAACTCATAGGAATAGAGCCGCCGCCACGTGCCCAATACATTAGAGTAATGTTTGATGAAATTACTCGAATTCTTAATCATTTAATGTGGCTAGGATCTCACAGCATGGATGTTGGGGCAATGACAGTATTTTTATATTGTTTTCGAGAGCGTGAGGATCTTATGGATTGCTATGAGGCTGTTTCTGGAGCTCGTATGCATGCTACTTACTACCGGCCTGGGGGGGTATATCGTGATTTACCTGAAGCCATGTCTCTATATGAGCCTTCTAAATGGCACTCTGAAAAGGAAGTAGCACTTCGTAATCAAAACCGAACTGGATCTTTACTTGATTTTATTGAGGATTTTACTCGCCGTTTTCCTAAATGCGTTGATGAGTATGAAACCTTACTTACTGATAATAGAATTTGGAAGCAGCGTACCGTAGGTATTGGTGCAGTAACTCCAGAAAGAGCCCTTCAGCTAGGGTTTAGTGGTCCTATGCTTCGAGGATCTGGTGTAGAATGGGATCTAAGAAAAAAACAACCTTATGCTATATATGATCAGTTAGATTTTGATATTCCAGTTGGTGTAAACGGTGACTCTTATGATCGTTATTTAGTGCGAATAGAGGAAATGCGCCAATCTAATCGTATTATAAAACAGTGTATAGATTGGCTACGTATAAATCCTGGCCCTGTTGTAATAGATAATAATAAAGTTATTCCACCTAATAGGGAAACTATGAAAAAAGGAATGGAATCTCTTATTCATCATTTTAAATTATTCACTGAGGGTTATTGCGTTCCAGAAGGAGAAGTATACACTGCAATAGAAGCACCTAAAGGTGAGTTTGGTGTTTACCTTATATCTGATGGGGCAAATAAGCCTTATCGGTTAAAAATTAGAGCACCAGGATTTGCTCACTTAGCTGCTATGGATGAGATGGTAAGTGGGCATATGCTTGCTGATGTTGTTGCTATTATCGGGACAATGGATGTGGTTTTTGGGGAAATTGACCGATAA
- the tpiA gene encoding triose-phosphate isomerase, whose translation MRKPLVAGNWKMNGLQDTNHHLLELLKKEGIEEIGEVVEIVVCPPFIYLADIKHLLEGSNIKWGAQNVSHHSAGAYTGEVSPYMLADLECHFAIVGHSERRTLYGETNGIVAKKFVAVQQANLTPILCVGESLREREEGITERVVKEQLDDVFLHTDIHAFNKAVIAYEPIWAIGTGHTATPDQAQEVHSFIRNYLSEQSPEIAQELRILYGGSVKGDNAAELFTMPDIDGGLVGGASLEAKDFLTICQAAS comes from the coding sequence GTGCGAAAACCCCTAGTAGCTGGTAATTGGAAGATGAACGGTTTACAAGATACAAATCATCACCTGTTAGAGCTTCTAAAAAAAGAAGGAATAGAGGAAATAGGGGAAGTCGTAGAGATTGTAGTTTGCCCTCCCTTTATATATTTAGCAGATATTAAACATTTGTTAGAAGGATCTAACATAAAATGGGGAGCACAAAACGTATCTCATCATAGTGCAGGTGCTTATACCGGTGAGGTATCTCCATATATGTTGGCAGATCTAGAGTGTCACTTTGCGATCGTAGGTCACTCTGAACGACGTACTTTATATGGGGAAACTAATGGTATAGTTGCAAAGAAATTTGTGGCCGTTCAGCAAGCGAACTTAACTCCTATACTTTGTGTTGGTGAGTCTCTAAGAGAGAGAGAAGAAGGAATAACAGAGCGAGTAGTAAAAGAGCAGTTAGATGATGTTTTTTTACATACAGATATTCATGCTTTTAATAAAGCAGTAATTGCTTATGAACCGATATGGGCTATCGGTACAGGTCATACAGCAACCCCAGATCAAGCACAAGAAGTTCATAGTTTTATTCGCAATTATCTCTCTGAGCAGAGCCCTGAAATAGCACAAGAATTAAGAATTCTCTATGGTGGTAGTGTTAAGGGGGATAACGCTGCAGAGTTATTTACAATGCCTGATATTGATGGGGGATTAGTAGGCGGTGCTTCTTTAGAAGCAAAGGATTTTTTAACAATTTGTCAAGCAGCTAGTTAA
- the nuoE gene encoding NADH-quinone oxidoreductase subunit NuoE, with protein sequence MAAQRSNILSGEVYGQIDHWIAQYPQDKKQSAVIPALHIVQDFNGGYLTNELMDAIAEYLDMSPISVYEVATFYSMFELEPVGHHKICVCTNISCQLCNSDQVVTHLKKRLGISFNETTEDQRFTLKEVECLGACGGAPMMAIGSTYYENLTPEKIDQILESLK encoded by the coding sequence GTGGCAGCACAAAGAAGTAATATCCTTTCTGGTGAGGTATATGGTCAAATTGACCATTGGATTGCTCAATATCCACAGGATAAAAAACAATCAGCGGTTATCCCAGCACTTCATATCGTTCAGGACTTCAATGGTGGCTATTTAACTAACGAGCTAATGGATGCTATAGCAGAGTACTTAGATATGTCTCCTATTAGCGTTTACGAAGTGGCTACGTTCTATTCTATGTTTGAATTAGAGCCTGTCGGGCACCATAAAATTTGCGTTTGCACTAATATTTCTTGCCAGCTGTGTAATTCTGATCAAGTGGTCACTCACTTAAAGAAGCGATTAGGGATTAGTTTTAATGAAACCACAGAGGATCAACGCTTTACTCTAAAAGAAGTAGAGTGTTTAGGAGCTTGTGGTGGTGCACCAATGATGGCAATTGGAAGTACTTACTATGAAAATCTAACGCCAGAAAAAATTGATCAAATACTCGAATCTTTAAAATGA
- the nuoF gene encoding NADH-quinone oxidoreductase subunit NuoF produces the protein MIALNQVCFRTLKYDPPWTIDTYFKIGGYRSWKKILEEKTDPTEIISKLKASGLRGRGGAGFPTGVKWSFMPRNKLGNKYIVCNSDEGEPGTFKDRDILRYNPHQIIEGMAIAGYVIGASTGYNYIRGEFAEPIERFSVALKEAYEAGLLGKNILGSGIDFDLYYYPGAGAYICGEETALLNSIEGKKGQPRFKPPFPAGYGLYGKPTTINNTESLASVPVILEKGSQWFLELGTPTSGGSKIFCVSGHVNRPGNYEVPMGTSFKDLLELAGGVRNGHTLKAVIPGGSSVPVVPAEIMMETNMDYESISKAGSMLGAGSVIVMDETTCMVRALNRISHFYREESCGQCTPCREGTGWMNRVIHRIYHGQGLQEDLDKLISIANNINGHTICALGDAAATPVISFIKHFRNEFQYYIDHKVS, from the coding sequence ATGATTGCATTGAATCAAGTCTGCTTTCGAACTTTAAAATACGATCCTCCTTGGACAATCGATACTTATTTTAAAATAGGAGGATATCGCTCATGGAAGAAAATTTTAGAAGAAAAAACGGATCCTACAGAAATTATTAGTAAGTTAAAAGCATCAGGGCTTAGGGGAAGAGGAGGGGCAGGATTCCCAACTGGGGTTAAATGGAGTTTTATGCCTCGAAATAAACTTGGAAACAAGTATATCGTTTGTAATTCAGATGAAGGTGAGCCAGGTACATTTAAAGATCGTGATATTCTTCGGTATAATCCTCATCAAATAATAGAGGGGATGGCAATCGCTGGATATGTGATTGGTGCGAGTACAGGATATAATTATATTCGCGGAGAGTTTGCAGAACCTATTGAACGATTTAGTGTTGCACTTAAAGAAGCATATGAAGCAGGGTTGTTGGGAAAAAATATATTAGGGTCTGGAATTGATTTTGATCTTTATTATTATCCTGGGGCTGGAGCTTATATCTGTGGTGAAGAGACCGCATTATTAAATTCTATTGAGGGGAAAAAAGGGCAGCCACGCTTTAAACCACCATTCCCTGCGGGATATGGTCTATATGGCAAACCAACTACAATTAATAATACTGAAAGTCTTGCGTCTGTTCCAGTCATTTTAGAAAAAGGAAGCCAATGGTTTCTTGAACTAGGTACACCTACTAGTGGTGGAAGTAAAATCTTTTGTGTTTCTGGGCATGTAAATCGCCCTGGTAATTATGAAGTTCCTATGGGAACATCTTTTAAAGATCTGCTTGAATTGGCCGGAGGTGTACGTAACGGTCATACTTTAAAAGCTGTAATCCCCGGAGGAAGTTCAGTACCTGTGGTACCTGCAGAAATTATGATGGAAACTAATATGGATTATGAATCCATATCAAAAGCGGGATCTATGCTAGGTGCAGGATCCGTGATTGTAATGGATGAAACGACTTGTATGGTACGGGCTCTAAATAGAATTTCTCATTTTTATCGAGAAGAGTCTTGTGGGCAATGTACTCCTTGCCGGGAAGGTACTGGCTGGATGAATCGGGTAATTCACCGTATTTATCATGGACAAGGTCTCCAAGAAGATTTAGATAAACTTATTAGTATCGCTAATAATATTAACGGGCACACTATTTGTGCATTAGGAGATGCTGCAGCGACACCAGTAATAAGTTTTATTAAGCATTTTCGTAATGAGTTTCAATACTATATTGATCATAAAGTTTCTTAG
- a CDS encoding NADH-quinone oxidoreductase subunit C, translating into MEIVELKSRIEQRLSNEIRFCYLEKDELTIQAPCEHYLSVHNILRNEEEFHFEQLIDLCGVDYLDYGVADWSTTKRATSTGFGRAVERKQHKESTTTDSRFAVVVHLLSIRYNWRLRVKTFISESTPIVPSLVNLWTSANWFEREAFDLFGILFDGHPDLRRILTDYGFIGHPFRKDFPLSGNVEMRYDSEQSRVVYEPVSIEPRVLVPRVIESDHRYQVMSNKDNHG; encoded by the coding sequence ATGGAGATAGTTGAATTAAAAAGTCGCATTGAGCAACGGTTAAGTAATGAAATAAGATTTTGTTATCTAGAAAAAGATGAACTTACTATCCAAGCTCCGTGTGAACATTATCTCTCAGTACATAATATTCTCCGAAATGAAGAGGAATTTCATTTTGAGCAGCTTATCGATTTATGCGGGGTGGATTATTTAGATTATGGAGTTGCTGATTGGTCAACAACTAAGAGGGCAACATCAACAGGATTTGGGCGTGCTGTAGAAAGAAAACAACATAAAGAATCCACAACCACTGACTCTCGATTTGCTGTGGTTGTTCACCTCCTTTCTATACGATATAACTGGCGATTACGAGTAAAAACATTTATTAGCGAATCTACGCCGATTGTGCCTTCTTTGGTGAATTTATGGACTTCTGCAAACTGGTTTGAACGAGAGGCTTTTGATCTTTTTGGTATTCTTTTTGATGGTCATCCAGATCTACGCCGAATTCTAACAGACTATGGCTTTATTGGGCATCCTTTCCGTAAAGATTTTCCTTTAAGTGGAAATGTAGAAATGCGCTATGACTCAGAGCAAAGTAGAGTGGTTTATGAACCAGTGAGTATAGAACCTAGAGTATTGGTCCCTCGGGTAATAGAGAGCGATCATCGCTATCAAGTTATGAGCAATAAAGATAACCATGGCTGA
- the nuoG gene encoding NADH-quinone oxidoreductase subunit NuoG → MVHIEIDGVKFNVESGKMVIQVADEAGIYIPRFCYHKKLSVAANCRMCLIETDKSPKPVPACATPVMEGMKVFTNSPKAIAAQKGVMEFLLINHPLDCPICDQGGECELQDLAMGYGNDISRFTEGKRVVRDKDIGPLIQTELTRCIHCTRCIRFGEEIAGLKELGATDRGELMEIGTYIDHSLTSEVSGNVIDLCPVGALTDKPYRFKARAWEMTGHPAISPHDSMGTNIELHILRNQVMRIVPRENETINETWITDRDRYGCLGLTHEDRLKHPMVKQNGVWQEVDWEEALGAVAHGLRSIVEKSGGTQLGGLISPYATTEELYLFQKLLRGLHSNNIDSRLHQQDFHNFGIHLEDLAFKHSIEEIENSDLILLVGVNPHKDHPLLGLKFRKAAHHGAKIAIINPVDYLVRFPVVEKIITDSYGMIHGLAGIAKSLIELKSETLENNWTVLLDNIEPTSSERAIAKRLVGSTNARIFLGKIAEGHPNFSTLQALSYLIGQLTNTQIGFIPSGGNAIGAAIAGALPHQGPGGNFVPVKGLDWQSIFEKGLSGYLLLGVEPEFDCINPGLAQKALQDANFVVSLTAFCSKHVLEYADILLPISNFTETSGTFINLEGHWQSFTAATHSSGDARPGWKVLRVLGNLLQIPEFEYFSSEEVCNALKDEIKKIGKTKRVAWYPKSLGIENKEEKIGLVRIAELPIYRVNSLIRRSYPLQQSPDGQAAHIAYLNSIDINKLGLQDAKYIEISQEGNKTRLPFEISDLVAEGCIQLATGIEETASLGAPFTYVQVASGELK, encoded by the coding sequence ATGGTTCATATCGAAATTGATGGAGTAAAATTTAACGTAGAGTCTGGAAAGATGGTTATCCAGGTTGCCGATGAAGCAGGAATTTATATTCCTAGATTTTGCTATCATAAAAAATTATCAGTTGCTGCCAATTGTCGTATGTGTTTGATAGAGACTGATAAATCACCAAAACCTGTACCTGCTTGTGCCACTCCTGTTATGGAGGGAATGAAAGTATTTACTAACTCGCCTAAAGCAATTGCAGCTCAAAAGGGAGTAATGGAGTTTTTGTTAATTAACCATCCATTAGATTGCCCTATCTGCGATCAGGGCGGAGAATGCGAGCTGCAAGACTTGGCTATGGGCTATGGTAATGATATATCTAGATTTACAGAAGGTAAACGAGTTGTAAGAGATAAAGATATTGGTCCCTTAATCCAAACTGAACTTACTCGTTGTATTCACTGTACTCGTTGTATTCGGTTTGGTGAAGAAATCGCTGGGTTAAAGGAATTAGGTGCAACAGATCGTGGTGAGCTAATGGAAATTGGTACCTATATTGATCATAGCTTAACCTCTGAGGTATCTGGAAATGTTATAGATCTATGCCCAGTAGGTGCGCTCACTGATAAGCCTTATCGCTTTAAAGCACGAGCCTGGGAAATGACAGGGCATCCTGCTATTTCTCCTCATGATAGTATGGGCACCAATATTGAACTGCATATTCTACGAAATCAAGTGATGCGAATCGTTCCTCGTGAAAATGAAACCATTAATGAGACTTGGATTACAGACAGAGATCGCTATGGCTGTTTAGGATTAACCCACGAAGATAGGCTGAAACACCCTATGGTAAAACAAAATGGTGTTTGGCAAGAAGTAGATTGGGAGGAAGCACTAGGAGCAGTAGCCCATGGATTAAGATCTATAGTAGAGAAAAGTGGGGGTACTCAATTAGGTGGTCTTATTTCTCCTTATGCCACAACTGAAGAGCTTTATCTTTTTCAGAAACTCCTTCGAGGATTACACAGTAATAATATTGATTCTCGCCTACATCAACAGGATTTTCATAATTTTGGAATCCATCTTGAAGATCTAGCATTTAAGCACTCTATTGAAGAAATAGAGAACTCTGATTTAATTCTATTAGTTGGTGTTAACCCCCATAAAGATCATCCTCTTCTTGGGTTAAAATTTCGCAAAGCAGCCCACCATGGAGCAAAAATAGCTATTATTAATCCAGTAGACTATTTAGTGCGGTTTCCAGTCGTAGAAAAAATAATTACTGACTCCTATGGAATGATCCATGGACTTGCGGGAATCGCTAAAAGCTTAATTGAATTGAAATCAGAAACTTTAGAAAATAATTGGACAGTACTGCTAGATAACATAGAGCCTACAAGTTCAGAGCGAGCAATAGCTAAACGATTAGTAGGGTCTACTAATGCACGGATCTTTTTAGGAAAAATAGCAGAAGGTCATCCAAATTTTTCAACGCTTCAAGCACTTAGTTATTTGATAGGTCAATTAACCAATACTCAAATAGGATTTATTCCCTCTGGGGGTAATGCAATAGGTGCAGCTATCGCCGGAGCACTACCGCATCAAGGTCCTGGTGGTAATTTTGTTCCAGTAAAAGGGCTGGATTGGCAATCTATATTCGAAAAGGGGCTTTCAGGATACTTGCTACTAGGCGTTGAACCAGAGTTTGATTGTATCAACCCTGGACTAGCTCAAAAAGCACTACAAGATGCCAATTTTGTTGTTTCTTTAACAGCATTTTGTAGTAAACATGTGCTTGAATACGCAGATATTTTACTACCTATTAGCAATTTTACAGAAACATCAGGGACATTTATTAATCTTGAAGGGCATTGGCAGAGTTTCACTGCAGCAACACACTCATCAGGAGATGCTCGCCCCGGTTGGAAGGTATTGCGTGTTTTAGGTAACTTATTACAAATTCCTGAATTTGAATATTTTTCCTCTGAAGAGGTATGCAATGCACTAAAAGATGAAATCAAAAAAATAGGCAAAACTAAAAGAGTCGCTTGGTATCCTAAATCTCTAGGTATTGAAAATAAAGAAGAAAAAATAGGATTAGTAAGAATAGCAGAACTTCCTATCTATAGAGTAAATAGTTTAATTAGGCGTAGTTATCCGCTACAACAAAGCCCTGATGGACAAGCAGCCCATATTGCTTATCTTAATAGTATTGATATAAATAAATTAGGTTTGCAAGATGCAAAGTATATTGAAATAAGCCAAGAAGGGAACAAAACTAGGTTACCATTTGAAATAAGTGATCTAGTTGCTGAAGGGTGCATACAATTAGCTACAGGGATTGAAGAAACAGCATCTTTAGGTGCTCCATTTACTTATGTGCAAGTCGCATCAGGGGAATTAAAGTAA
- a CDS encoding NuoB/complex I 20 kDa subunit family protein encodes MGIEGILERGVVTTKADQLINWARTGSLWPMTFGLACCAVEMMHAGASRYDFDRFGVLFRPSPRQSDVMIVAGTLVNKMAPALRKVYDQMSEPKWVISMGSCANGGGYYHYSYSVVRGCDRIIPVDIYVPGCPPTAEALLYGIMQLQNKIKRTYTIAR; translated from the coding sequence ATGGGAATAGAAGGTATACTAGAACGCGGAGTAGTAACCACTAAAGCGGATCAGCTCATTAACTGGGCAAGAACAGGATCTCTTTGGCCTATGACTTTTGGTCTTGCTTGCTGTGCGGTAGAAATGATGCATGCTGGTGCTTCTCGCTATGATTTTGATCGGTTTGGTGTTCTTTTTAGACCTAGTCCTCGCCAGTCAGATGTAATGATTGTAGCAGGTACCCTAGTGAATAAAATGGCACCTGCTTTACGTAAAGTATACGATCAAATGTCAGAGCCTAAATGGGTAATTTCTATGGGATCTTGTGCTAATGGTGGTGGGTATTATCACTATTCTTATTCTGTTGTACGAGGATGTGATCGTATTATACCTGTTGATATTTATGTTCCTGGCTGCCCACCTACAGCTGAAGCCTTGCTTTATGGCATTATGCAGTTACAGAATAAAATAAAACGCACCTATACTATAGCTCGGTAA
- the nuoH gene encoding NADH-quinone oxidoreductase subunit NuoH yields MFSYFLTVLVILIKIVGIILPLLLTVAWLTFAERKIIGFMQVRVSANRVGPRGWLQPIADVVKLILKEIIIPTSANKYLFFLAPVLAIAPALSVWAVIPFSPELVLADINAGLLYILAIGSMSVYGIILAGWASNSKYAFLGAMRSAAQIVSYEIAMGFALVGVLIAAGSLNLSKIVNAQTGGIWHWFWLPLFPLFLVYYISGVAETNRAPFDMAEGESEIVAGYHVEYSGTAFALFYLTEYVEMILVSTLAALMFLGGWLSPFEGTRFESTFASIPSLFWLLAKTAFFLFFYFWLRATYPRYRYDQIMRLGWKVFIPITIVWLLVVGGARITHIGPWFA; encoded by the coding sequence ATGTTTAGTTATTTTTTAACTGTCTTAGTTATCCTTATTAAGATTGTTGGTATTATATTGCCTTTACTACTTACAGTTGCATGGCTTACTTTTGCTGAGCGGAAAATTATTGGGTTTATGCAAGTTCGAGTATCTGCCAATAGAGTAGGTCCTAGAGGTTGGTTACAGCCAATTGCAGATGTAGTTAAATTAATTCTTAAAGAAATCATTATTCCTACCAGTGCTAATAAGTATTTATTCTTCTTAGCTCCTGTGCTTGCTATCGCTCCGGCACTTTCTGTATGGGCTGTTATTCCTTTTAGTCCAGAGTTAGTCCTAGCAGATATTAATGCTGGGCTGCTTTATATTCTAGCTATTGGTTCTATGAGCGTGTATGGAATTATCTTAGCAGGATGGGCTTCTAATTCTAAATATGCTTTTTTAGGTGCTATGCGATCGGCTGCACAAATTGTATCTTATGAAATTGCTATGGGCTTTGCTTTAGTTGGGGTGCTGATTGCTGCAGGTAGTCTTAATCTTAGCAAGATAGTAAATGCACAAACAGGCGGTATATGGCATTGGTTTTGGCTTCCATTGTTTCCTTTATTTTTAGTGTATTACATTTCAGGAGTAGCAGAAACTAACCGTGCCCCTTTTGATATGGCAGAGGGTGAATCAGAAATTGTTGCAGGGTATCATGTAGAGTACTCAGGAACCGCATTTGCACTTTTCTATCTTACTGAATACGTGGAAATGATCTTAGTTTCAACCCTAGCCGCTTTAATGTTTTTAGGTGGATGGCTGTCTCCTTTTGAAGGTACCAGATTTGAGTCAACATTTGCATCCATTCCTAGCCTTTTTTGGCTATTAGCAAAAACAGCATTTTTTTTATTTTTTTATTTTTGGCTTCGTGCTACTTATCCACGATATCGCTATGATCAGATTATGCGATTGGGATGGAAAGTGTTTATTCCTATTACAATCGTATGGCTATTAGTAGTAGGTGGGGCTAGAATTACACATATAGGTCCTTGGTTTGCATAA
- a CDS encoding NADH-quinone oxidoreductase subunit A, with product MLDNYIPILIFIIVSLLIGGVLLGLGFSLAPHRPSPEKNSPYECGFEAFEDARMKFDVRYYLVAILFIIFDLETAFFFPWAIVLDNIGLYGFLSMVVFLGILVVGFIYEWNKGALEWE from the coding sequence ATGTTAGATAACTATATCCCTATTCTGATATTTATTATTGTAAGTCTCCTTATAGGAGGGGTTTTATTAGGTTTAGGCTTCAGTTTAGCTCCTCATCGTCCAAGTCCTGAAAAAAACTCTCCCTATGAATGTGGATTTGAAGCCTTTGAAGATGCCCGGATGAAGTTTGATGTTCGCTATTATTTAGTGGCTATTTTATTCATTATTTTTGATCTGGAGACAGCTTTTTTCTTTCCATGGGCAATCGTATTAGATAACATTGGTTTATATGGTTTCCTTTCAATGGTTGTTTTTCTAGGCATCTTAGTAGTAGGGTTTATTTATGAATGGAATAAAGGGGCTTTAGAATGGGAATAG